One genomic window of Quercus robur chromosome 6, dhQueRobu3.1, whole genome shotgun sequence includes the following:
- the LOC126690304 gene encoding uncharacterized protein LOC126690304 yields the protein MNFHPILSFSEEDKIGTIQPHDDVLLITLRIGDYDVKRVMVDGGSGAEVMYLDLYKGLRLKPEDLMPYNSPLMSFGGKLVIPKGMIRLPIQTGPEIMEVNFIVADTYSSYTTIVGRPWLHTLGVVASSLHQKVKLPSGDQVLEIHATEEAKCEDLEEVVIGGDPEKFFRVGAQLPLQEKEELIEFLKKNIDVFAWDAYDAPGINLAFICHHLNVNPSITPKKQPPRRPSREHADAIRDEVMKLKRAGAIKEVFYPEWLANNVVVKKKSEKWRVCVDFTDLNKACPKDPFLMPRIDQLVDATTGHPRMSFLDVFQDYHQIPLALED from the exons ATGAATTTTCACCCAATCTTGAGTTTTTCAGAAGAAGACAAGATCGGAACCATCCAGCCCCACGACGATGTGCTGTTGATCACTCTCAGAATCGGGGACTACGATGTGAAAAGAGTGATGGTGGATGGTGGCAGTGGGGCCGAGGTTATGTACCTCGACCTCTACAAGGGGCTGAGGTTGAAACCGGAAGATTTGATGCCCTATAACTCTCCTTTGATGAGCTTCGGCGGGAAGCTTGTCATTCCAAAGGGCATGATTAGGCTACCCATCCAGACCGGCCCAGAGATAATGGAGGTGAACTTTATCGTGGCGGACACCTACTCTTCCTATACAACCATCGTCGGTAGGCCTTGGCTCCATACCTTAGGGGTTGTTGCCTCCTCATTGCATCAGAAGGTGAAATTGCCATCAGGGGACCAGGTTCTCGAAATCCATG CTACTGAGGAGGCGAAATGCGAAGATCTAGAGGAGGTGGTCATTGGTggtgacccggagaagttctttcggGTAGGGGCTCAGCTGCCTCTTCAAGAGAAGGAGGAGTTGAttgagtttctcaaaaaaaatattgacgtgtttgcatgggatgCCTACGATGCCCCCGGGATTAATCTAGCCTTCATCTGTCACCATCTCAATGTCAACCCGTCTATCACTCCcaagaagcagccaccccgtCGCCCATCAAGAGAGCACGCCGATGCGATTAGGGACGAAGTGATGAAGCTTAAGCGtgcaggggctattaaagaggttttttaccccgaatggttggctaACAACGTGGTGGTCaagaagaaaagtgaaaaatggCGAGTttgtgtagacttcacggacctaaaTAAAGCATGCCCAAAAGACCCGTTCCTcatgcctcggatagaccagCTGGTGGATGCAACAAcaggccatcctcggatgagcttcttagatgTCTTTCAAGActatcatcaaataccactgGCCTTGGAGGATTAG